In Anaerolineales bacterium, the following proteins share a genomic window:
- a CDS encoding tyrosine-type recombinase/integrase, with protein MSWQLPFATWLAEREDSSPRTIASYQGALGIFAAWFEQAYGRSFDPAQLTTRDVRAYRHELQQIRGLSASTVNVALAALRAVARWAIASGALASNPAAAIAFVELQPAQPRWMSRGELSRLLAEFERKINDARARGATVRAEQAVRDLAAVSLMGGAGLRIAEVCSLDLADIELHPRSGRVTVRQGKGRVQRTVPLGLQVREALTDWLSLRGQQPGPLFAGQRGNRLGVRQLERSFAEAARRGSLIGFTPHSLRHTFVKTVTTHSGLATAQQLAGHRRIQTTARYAAPGEHELAEAVEGVLL; from the coding sequence ATGAGCTGGCAACTCCCCTTCGCTACCTGGCTGGCCGAGCGAGAGGATAGCAGCCCGCGCACGATCGCTTCCTACCAGGGCGCCCTCGGCATCTTTGCGGCATGGTTCGAGCAGGCCTACGGCCGGTCCTTCGATCCGGCCCAGCTCACTACCCGCGATGTGCGCGCCTATCGCCATGAGCTGCAGCAGATCCGCGGCCTCTCGGCCAGCACGGTCAATGTGGCCCTGGCGGCCCTGCGCGCCGTGGCGCGCTGGGCTATCGCCAGCGGTGCGCTCGCCAGCAACCCGGCCGCGGCGATCGCCTTCGTGGAATTGCAGCCGGCCCAGCCGCGCTGGATGAGCCGCGGCGAGCTGAGCCGCTTGCTGGCCGAGTTCGAGCGCAAGATTAACGATGCCCGCGCCCGTGGCGCCACCGTGCGCGCCGAACAAGCCGTGCGTGACCTCGCCGCCGTCTCCTTGATGGGCGGCGCCGGGCTGCGCATCGCCGAGGTGTGTTCGCTGGACCTCGCTGATATCGAGCTCCATCCGCGCTCTGGCCGCGTCACGGTTCGCCAGGGCAAGGGCCGCGTGCAGCGCACCGTTCCCCTGGGCCTGCAAGTGCGCGAGGCGCTGACTGATTGGCTGAGCCTGCGCGGCCAGCAGCCCGGCCCGCTCTTCGCCGGCCAGCGCGGCAACCGTCTCGGCGTCCGCCAACTTGAGCGTTCGTTTGCCGAGGCCGCCCGCCGCGGCAGCCTGATCGGCTTCACCCCACATTCGTTGCGCCACACCTTCGTCAAGACGGTCACCACACACAGCGGCTTGGCCACCGCGCAGCAACTGGCAGGCCATCGTCGCATCCAGACCACGGCGCGCTATGCCGCCCCCGGCGAGCACGAGCTGGCCGAAGCGGTGGAAGGAGTGTTGCTGTGA
- a CDS encoding helix-turn-helix transcriptional regulator, with product MSIDEYTVKPKEYALPLKIGLYSKMDKMSFSEWLSAEMQKRDWSQSDLARASGLRRATISNVLNRVRQPGTAVLHALARGLDLPLDLVYRKAGLLPTRAEPTDAELRWLHIFEKATDKERAELLERAEIELARLKEKRKRTP from the coding sequence ATGTCAATAGATGAATACACTGTGAAACCCAAAGAATACGCGTTGCCGCTGAAAATAGGCTTGTATTCCAAAATGGACAAAATGTCGTTTTCTGAGTGGCTTTCGGCGGAAATGCAGAAGCGCGATTGGAGCCAGTCCGATCTTGCGCGGGCCTCTGGTCTTAGACGCGCTACGATCAGCAACGTGCTAAACAGGGTGCGCCAGCCTGGCACGGCCGTACTCCATGCCCTGGCACGCGGCCTTGACCTACCACTCGACCTGGTCTATCGCAAGGCGGGGTTGCTGCCTACACGAGCAGAGCCGACCGATGCCGAATTACGCTGGCTACACATATTTGAAAAGGCTACAGACAAGGAGCGGGCTGAGCTACTGGAACGCGCCGAGATTGAGTTGGCGCGCCTGAAAGAAAAGAGAAAACGAACACCTTGA
- a CDS encoding recombinase family protein has translation MPASTENLRLVAYLRDSGGTDQDLSLAQQEDAIRAWCQEHGHRLTSVYKDEATSGKSTVGRAGFHALMKHFSSQECRDHGVILWKYNRFARDFDDAQFYKADLRRRGYLVKSMNDHVPDGPDGRMFEAAIDWMNQRFREDMVKDVQRGLRHMVQANGGVTISNIPPGFRVVEETIGTRRNGKPHNVRRLIPDQDQLEVVRYAWKLRASGTSLRAIHAALRDRFGKPFYSHQSSYRHMFKNSLYIGELRYFKHTSNVVVIPDYCEPIIDGLTWAAVQELNKRNSRMHRFIHMSHTDEDPNPNHPRRTGSRFLLSGLLVCSKCGAMMHGKLIKGSQKKGYRYYVCDGKKHIERPCDSGFVPQAPLEQNISELLLQYSASDQLRNALLDAAVQRKLERETTQTQIAALEEENLASLKRMEHIIRAIEEAGHNETLLSRLRSLEAAVQDRELQISALRMVRPSAPYSKAEIDAGLRQLKASLQHEPVPRSNLQSLVKSIQIERKGKEVSGVVSFFIPDFFMPMLSSEL, from the coding sequence ATGCCAGCATCAACCGAAAACCTCCGCCTGGTCGCCTACCTGCGCGACAGCGGCGGTACGGATCAGGATCTCTCGCTTGCACAGCAAGAGGATGCAATCCGCGCCTGGTGCCAGGAACATGGCCACCGGCTCACTAGTGTGTATAAGGATGAGGCCACCTCCGGCAAATCCACCGTTGGCCGGGCAGGCTTTCACGCGCTGATGAAGCACTTCAGCTCCCAGGAGTGCCGCGATCACGGAGTAATCCTGTGGAAGTACAACCGGTTTGCGCGCGACTTTGACGACGCACAATTTTATAAAGCTGACCTGCGTCGTCGCGGCTACCTGGTGAAATCCATGAACGATCATGTGCCCGATGGCCCCGACGGCCGTATGTTTGAGGCCGCGATTGACTGGATGAACCAGCGCTTCCGCGAAGATATGGTGAAGGATGTACAGCGCGGTCTCCGCCACATGGTACAAGCAAATGGGGGCGTGACTATTTCGAACATTCCCCCTGGCTTCCGCGTTGTTGAGGAAACAATTGGCACGCGGCGCAATGGCAAACCCCACAATGTGCGCCGGTTAATACCCGATCAAGACCAATTGGAGGTGGTGCGCTATGCCTGGAAACTGCGCGCTAGTGGCACGAGCTTACGCGCCATACATGCGGCGCTGCGAGATCGGTTTGGCAAACCTTTTTATAGCCACCAATCTTCTTATCGCCATATGTTCAAAAACTCACTTTATATCGGTGAGCTTCGCTACTTTAAGCATACAAGCAATGTCGTAGTGATCCCCGACTACTGCGAACCTATTATTGACGGCCTTACTTGGGCCGCAGTCCAAGAACTAAACAAGCGCAACAGCCGAATGCATCGTTTCATCCACATGAGCCACACCGATGAAGATCCAAACCCCAACCATCCAAGAAGAACAGGTTCACGGTTCTTGCTTTCGGGGCTATTAGTTTGTAGCAAATGCGGAGCGATGATGCACGGCAAGTTGATCAAAGGCAGTCAGAAAAAAGGGTACAGATATTATGTGTGCGATGGAAAAAAGCACATTGAGCGCCCCTGCGACTCTGGCTTTGTCCCTCAGGCGCCGCTAGAACAAAACATCTCGGAACTGCTATTGCAGTACTCGGCATCTGACCAGCTACGCAACGCACTGCTTGATGCCGCCGTTCAACGCAAACTGGAAAGGGAGACAACCCAGACCCAGATTGCTGCACTTGAGGAAGAGAACCTGGCAAGCCTCAAGCGCATGGAGCACATCATCCGCGCAATCGAAGAGGCGGGGCACAACGAGACGTTACTTAGCAGGCTGCGGTCGCTCGAAGCCGCCGTGCAGGACCGCGAGTTGCAAATCTCTGCGTTACGTATGGTGCGCCCAAGCGCCCCCTACAGCAAGGCCGAGATTGACGCGGGGCTAAGGCAGCTGAAGGCCTCGCTACAGCACGAGCCCGTGCCCAGATCCAACCTGCAATCTCTTGTTAAGTCTATCCAGATAGAGAGGAAGGGCAAAGAAGTATCTGGTGTGGTGAGTTTTTTTATCCCTGATTTTTTTATGCCTATGTTGAGTAGTGAGCTATGA
- a CDS encoding pseudouridine-5'-phosphate glycosidase, which translates to MFKLSPEVSKAILHGKPVVALESTVITHGLPRPQNLELAHALETIVREGGATPATIAVIDGELCVGLEPAQLEALANNPDVRKLSSRDLAAAVAQKASGGTTVAATLRIAASARIRVFATGGIGGVHRGSQWDISADLPELARQPLVLVCAGAKAILDLPATLEQFETLGVPVVGYGSDNYPAFYSVDSGLSTSNRVDSAAEAALLARTHWQLGGGGVLLAAPPPAETAIEREEVEAWIVQAQAEADAQDIRGQRVSPFLLARVAELSNGRSLQANLALLKNNARIAAEIAKELSAGNSVEI; encoded by the coding sequence ATGTTCAAACTATCCCCTGAGGTCAGCAAAGCCATCCTGCACGGCAAGCCCGTGGTGGCCTTGGAATCGACTGTGATCACGCACGGGCTGCCACGCCCGCAGAACCTGGAGCTGGCCCACGCGCTGGAAACGATTGTGCGCGAGGGCGGCGCCACCCCGGCCACCATTGCCGTAATTGATGGCGAGCTGTGCGTGGGGCTGGAGCCCGCCCAGCTGGAGGCGCTGGCCAATAATCCGGATGTGCGCAAGCTGAGCAGCCGTGACCTGGCGGCGGCGGTGGCCCAGAAGGCCAGCGGCGGCACCACGGTGGCGGCCACGCTGCGCATCGCCGCCAGCGCGCGCATTCGCGTCTTCGCCACCGGCGGCATCGGTGGCGTACATCGCGGCAGCCAATGGGACATCTCAGCTGACCTGCCCGAGCTGGCGCGCCAGCCACTGGTGCTGGTGTGCGCCGGGGCCAAGGCCATCCTTGATTTGCCCGCCACGCTGGAGCAGTTCGAGACGCTGGGCGTGCCGGTGGTGGGCTACGGCAGCGACAACTATCCGGCCTTTTATTCAGTTGACAGCGGGCTGAGCACCAGCAACCGTGTGGACAGCGCGGCTGAAGCGGCGCTGCTGGCGCGCACGCATTGGCAACTGGGCGGCGGCGGCGTGCTGCTGGCGGCGCCCCCTCCCGCAGAGACGGCCATCGAGCGCGAAGAAGTGGAAGCGTGGATCGTGCAGGCGCAGGCCGAAGCCGACGCACAAGACATCCGCGGCCAGCGTGTATCCCCCTTTCTGCTGGCGCGCGTAGCGGAGCTCAGCAACGGGCGCAGCCTGCAAGCGAATTTGGCGCTGCTCAAGAACAACGCGCGTATCGCGGCGGAGATAGCCAAAGAATTGAGTGCAGGGAATTCAGTAGAGATCTAG
- a CDS encoding L,D-transpeptidase has product MTSALSRKEFLQLSGLALGGLALQPSGLRTLLQPAPAAAHALVRVAVKELRLYSEPSYESMVVATRSRDQLLYAFEEFESELGPDFNPRWYKMDEGYAHTAYLQPVQTQLNPVALSVSPQGELYEVTVPLTQSYRHTRARGWETFYRLYYLSTHWVTAITIGPDGALWYEITDELLKITYHVLAEHMRKVPASELTPVNPHIPLHQKWVEVSIPEQRMWAYEEGELLLDTKVSTGIPYLVSTNGIPTATPKGSFSVFSKMPVRHMGDGTTNADVEAYELPGVPWVSFFHEWGVAFHGTYWHDNYGNEMSHGCVNMKPAEAKWLYRWLMPESEFGQVQSLGQGTRVLVR; this is encoded by the coding sequence ATGACTTCGGCGCTTTCGCGTAAAGAATTCCTACAGCTCAGCGGGCTGGCGCTGGGCGGCCTGGCGTTGCAGCCCAGTGGGCTGCGCACACTGCTGCAGCCCGCGCCCGCCGCGGCGCACGCCTTGGTGCGCGTGGCGGTCAAGGAGCTGCGCCTGTACAGCGAGCCTTCCTACGAAAGCATGGTGGTCGCCACGCGTAGCCGCGATCAACTGCTCTACGCCTTCGAAGAATTCGAATCAGAGCTGGGGCCGGATTTCAATCCGCGCTGGTACAAGATGGACGAAGGCTACGCGCACACCGCCTACCTGCAGCCGGTGCAAACACAACTCAACCCGGTGGCGCTTTCGGTGAGCCCCCAGGGCGAGCTATACGAAGTGACCGTGCCGCTCACCCAGTCGTATCGCCATACCCGGGCGCGCGGCTGGGAGACCTTCTACCGCTTGTATTACCTCTCGACCCACTGGGTCACCGCCATCACCATCGGGCCGGATGGCGCGCTGTGGTACGAGATCACCGACGAGCTGCTTAAGATCACCTATCACGTGCTGGCCGAGCATATGCGCAAAGTACCCGCCAGCGAGCTGACCCCGGTCAACCCCCACATCCCGCTGCACCAGAAATGGGTCGAGGTGAGCATTCCCGAGCAACGCATGTGGGCCTACGAGGAAGGCGAGCTGCTGCTGGATACCAAGGTGTCCACCGGCATCCCCTATCTGGTGAGCACCAACGGCATCCCCACCGCCACCCCCAAGGGCAGCTTTAGCGTCTTCTCGAAGATGCCGGTGCGCCACATGGGCGATGGCACCACCAACGCCGATGTGGAAGCGTATGAGCTGCCCGGCGTGCCCTGGGTGTCGTTCTTCCATGAATGGGGCGTAGCCTTCCACGGCACCTACTGGCACGATAACTACGGCAATGAGATGAGCCACGGCTGCGTGAACATGAAGCCGGCCGAGGCCAAATGGCTATACCGCTGGCTGATGCCGGAAAGCGAGTTTGGCCAGGTGCAGAGCCTGGGCCAGGGCACGCGCGTGCTGGTGCGCTGA
- a CDS encoding copper chaperone PCu(A)C gives MKIRLLVPALLLAALLSACASPSANHGMMVDGAYSRPTLAGMTGAAYFTLHNGSETDDALIAASTTIAETVEVHMSSMAGMEMGEHDMSGDASMDMSGHDMSDVGSMMMVERIELPAGEMVPFQPGGYHVMLINLTQELKAGDTFDLTLQFEHADAITVQVTVQAEE, from the coding sequence TTGAAAATTCGTTTGCTTGTTCCCGCCCTGCTGCTGGCGGCGCTGTTGAGCGCCTGCGCCAGCCCCAGCGCCAACCACGGCATGATGGTGGATGGCGCCTACAGCCGCCCCACCCTGGCCGGGATGACCGGCGCGGCATACTTTACCCTGCACAATGGCAGCGAGACGGACGATGCGCTGATCGCGGCCAGCACAACCATCGCCGAAACGGTGGAAGTGCACATGAGCAGCATGGCCGGCATGGAGATGGGCGAGCACGACATGAGCGGCGACGCCAGCATGGACATGAGCGGGCACGACATGAGCGATGTGGGCAGCATGATGATGGTGGAACGCATCGAGCTGCCCGCGGGCGAGATGGTGCCCTTCCAGCCCGGCGGCTACCATGTGATGCTGATCAACCTCACGCAGGAGCTCAAGGCCGGCGATACCTTTGACCTGACGCTGCAGTTCGAGCACGCCGACGCCATCACCGTGCAAGTCACGGTGCAGGCGGAAGAATAG
- a CDS encoding heme o synthase, which yields MSPTKQKAVKKSSRRKTSAPIAIGNFRYLVLAATIATFLLIVIGGIVRVTGSGLGCPDWPTCFGRILPPPQIEAQIEFSHRFWASAVTSPLILLSAFFAWRRFRSVRLIWLPLFWSLPILAIQAALGAVVVLQELPPYIVAVHLGTAFLLLALLILATVTAFRLHLKSASAERLVFQSRFARLALGGLIGLFIVLVSGAFTAAGGATYACSGWPLCNGELIPSHALGWLHMFHRSMVALLTVHMLLLLRAAWRSQRSQRGILSAATLTVVLYFAQILVGALKVSFQFPIYLLGLHVATAAAVWALMVVLVVLVGLAGRTTKDEQREAAQPTNPKQRLVDFFLLTKPVIVALLLVTTYAGMVVAGKALPSLSLTFWTMLGGALAAGGSGAINQYLDREIDQHMTRTARRPIAAGRLTPAEGYAFGLGALVISFYIMAGFVNLLAALLSLAGMIYYIVLYSMWLKHVTVQNIVIGGGAGAIPPLVGWAAVSGNLSVPALFMFAIVFMWTPPHFWALALVKQNDYARAGVPMLPVVRGAKNTRWQIWLYTLELVALTLLMPVLGMAGGVYAVCAALLGAWLIYWAWKVWKVGSNKIAWSMYRYSSMYLAFLFVALVVDALL from the coding sequence ATGAGCCCAACCAAGCAGAAAGCTGTCAAAAAATCGTCCCGCCGCAAAACCAGTGCGCCCATTGCCATTGGTAATTTTCGCTATCTGGTGCTGGCCGCCACCATCGCTACCTTCTTGCTGATCGTGATCGGCGGCATCGTGCGCGTCACCGGCTCCGGCCTGGGCTGCCCCGATTGGCCCACCTGCTTCGGGCGCATTTTGCCCCCGCCGCAGATCGAAGCGCAGATCGAGTTCAGCCACCGTTTTTGGGCCTCGGCGGTCACCTCGCCGCTCATTCTGCTCTCCGCCTTCTTTGCCTGGCGGCGCTTCCGCTCCGTGCGCCTGATCTGGTTGCCCCTGTTCTGGTCGCTGCCGATCCTGGCCATCCAGGCCGCCCTCGGCGCGGTAGTGGTGCTGCAGGAGTTGCCACCCTACATCGTGGCGGTGCATCTCGGCACGGCTTTTTTGCTGCTGGCCCTGCTGATCCTGGCGACGGTCACGGCTTTCCGCTTACATTTGAAATCGGCCTCGGCTGAACGGCTGGTCTTCCAAAGCCGCTTTGCGCGCCTGGCGCTGGGCGGGCTGATCGGCCTGTTCATCGTGCTGGTCAGTGGCGCCTTCACCGCCGCGGGCGGCGCTACCTATGCCTGCTCTGGCTGGCCGCTGTGCAACGGGGAGCTAATCCCTAGCCATGCCCTTGGCTGGCTGCACATGTTCCACCGCAGCATGGTAGCCCTGCTCACCGTGCACATGCTGCTGCTGCTGCGCGCCGCCTGGCGCAGCCAGCGCAGCCAGCGTGGCATCCTCTCCGCCGCTACGCTTACCGTGGTGCTCTACTTTGCCCAAATTCTGGTGGGCGCCCTCAAGGTCAGCTTCCAGTTCCCCATCTATCTGCTGGGGTTGCATGTAGCCACTGCCGCGGCGGTATGGGCGCTGATGGTCGTGCTCGTTGTATTGGTGGGGCTGGCGGGGCGCACCACCAAGGACGAGCAGCGCGAAGCTGCCCAACCCACCAACCCCAAACAACGCCTGGTGGATTTCTTCCTGCTCACCAAGCCGGTGATCGTGGCCCTGCTGTTGGTGACCACCTATGCTGGCATGGTGGTGGCCGGCAAAGCGCTGCCCTCGCTCTCGCTCACTTTCTGGACGATGCTGGGCGGGGCGCTGGCTGCGGGCGGCAGTGGCGCCATCAACCAATATCTTGATCGTGAGATTGACCAGCATATGACCCGCACCGCCCGCCGCCCGATCGCGGCCGGTCGCCTGACCCCCGCCGAAGGCTATGCCTTTGGCCTGGGCGCACTGGTGATTTCGTTCTACATCATGGCCGGCTTCGTCAACCTGCTGGCCGCCTTGCTCTCGCTGGCCGGCATGATCTATTACATCGTGCTCTACAGTATGTGGCTCAAGCACGTCACCGTGCAGAATATCGTCATCGGCGGCGGCGCGGGCGCCATCCCGCCCCTGGTGGGCTGGGCGGCGGTCAGCGGCAACCTCAGCGTGCCGGCCCTGTTCATGTTTGCCATCGTGTTCATGTGGACCCCGCCGCATTTCTGGGCGCTGGCGCTGGTCAAGCAAAATGACTACGCGCGTGCCGGCGTGCCCATGCTGCCGGTGGTGCGCGGCGCCAAGAACACCCGCTGGCAGATCTGGCTATATACGTTGGAGCTGGTGGCGCTGACCCTGCTGATGCCCGTGCTGGGCATGGCTGGCGGCGTGTACGCCGTGTGCGCCGCGCTGCTGGGCGCCTGGCTGATCTACTGGGCCTGGAAGGTGTGGAAAGTAGGCAGCAACAAGATCGCCTGGAGCATGTATCGCTATTCGAGCATGTACCTGGCCTTCCTGTTTGTGGCCCTGGTGGTGGATGCGCTGCTGTAG